Part of the Triplophysa rosa unplaced genomic scaffold, Trosa_1v2 scaffold406_ERROPOS52721+, whole genome shotgun sequence genome is shown below.
ataaccctgttcctgttatttacttggaagagtctaaaccaaaagtgatagttaacttaacgccgttagcatagcaatagcgtgttagcttgctttctgttcacactgtggaatatcatcttgcctctggtttgtcttgtgtgctaactgtttctctttttaagcgagtatactacgatccatcgagcaaccttggtaagttggaattgcacttcaaatccggtgagttatggcttctattcctattattgttacttgcacctcatgtcatatgtttagcttagccttctctgtcagctgcgagggttttatatgcgataaatgcagggaaatagttaggctgacagagaagatcttagaattagagtctcgcatccaatctttatctgaggatagtaagagtttaacgacgatagaaaacactttggatgcgagcaacattagcgcacacagctcggttccggttgaaaatcccccgcagctgggaaacttcgtgactgtgagacggcgtagtcgcaggacaaaacatcactcgaccgttccgattacagtctcgaacaggtttgccccgctcagtgacgcaccgactgagaaacctgctgaaagtgccctagttatcggtgattctattgttcggaacgttaacatagaggcaccagccaccatagtcaaatgtttaccgggagccagagcgcctgacatcaagtcaaatttaaatgtgctggctaaggctaatcgtaaattcagtaagattgtcattcacgtcggcacaaatgatgttcgactccgtcaatcggagatcacaaaagataacattaaagaggtgtgtgagctcgcaagcatgatgtcagacactgtaatattctctggccccctcactgcttatcgtggtgatgagatttatagcagattatcatcactaaatggctggttgtctgagtggtgcctgcagaatgatatagtttttataaataactggaagagttttgagggcagacctgacctgttgaaacgagatggtctccatccctcctgggctgggacttccatcctgtctagaaatatggcaaaaagtcttaatgctaatgctaaaacttgactcgctggggcccaggtcagggagcagacagtatggcttaaccaactgtctgcttgccgtctcacgtcgcagaatacacaaaatgtacaacatgtagtaatccgttctcccaaacatcacaaaatagagactgtgtctgtcccccggattagcaaacataaaataatgcgtaaacctcttgaaagtaatttaataaacgttaaacaaactaaacatgaacaaaatacagataatcaactgttacgactcggattgctaaatattagatctctctctaataaagcactttttgttaacgatatgataacagatcataaaatagacatgctctgtttgacagaaacatggctaaaaccagatgattatattgctttaaatgaatctgtcccccaagattattattataaacacgagcctcgtctaaaaggcagagggggaggtgtcgcagcactttacaataactctcttagcatttcccagaagtcgaactctaaatataattcttttgaagtcatggttcttcatgtttcaacacctaatactaaagataaaacactttttaaattgattctagctattgtatataggcctccagggcaccacacagattttattaaagaatttggtgggttcttatcagaactagtactggccgcagatagactccttgtcgttggtgactttaacatccacgtagataacgttacagatgccttaggaatggctttcaaagacactcttaactccatgggcattagtcaacatgtgtcaggacccactcaccttcgtaatcatactttagatttaatactgtcttacggtataaatgtggacgacgttaaaatccttcagcagagtgaagacatttcggatcattatctggtattatgtttgcttcactggcctacggctgcaaataaaactcattgttacaaatatggtagaacaataacttcaactaccaaagatgcgtttctcgataatctgcccgaattgtctcaaatcatgagaaataacgttgaagatcttgacattaccactgaaaattttaattccaccttctcggtaacgctagacaaagttgctccactacgtttaaagaagattaaaaatggcagccccacaccgtggtataatgaacacactcaggctctaaagaaagcggcccgaaaaNtcgccaattttcattggccttttctaaatactcagaagatcataggttctcaagacaaaccccattctgtcggttcgacacaacgtcgagagaccgacagaaagggaacttatccttaaatatatcccataccaaaatcgtccttaaacgcactgataaattatttttatcggatcactcgctattagcctcaggctgttagcattcccagcctgcctgcttactgcttaacacactgttctctagggctgtgcgatttggggaaaatatctaattgcgattgttttgacagacattgcgattgcgatttgatttgcgattttaacatttctaattcaagcttcagctcaatattgttgtgtggagcacagtatgggtataattaccctgctgaaagaaaacaacaaaaaaaattacagaaatttccattaaagttttaagtttctaaaagtttttaaagtttCCATtaagtttccattaaaaccattacaaaattcatttttgtagtgtgttttgggcattattcaaatcggGCTTattgttgttcaattggttcccagcttcaagattacatcacaccaatagaatccaaataccagtgtacactattatagtttccattaaaacaaatacaactcccattgtaatcCATTAAAtcaataacattttctattgtgttagtgaattattaaaatagttcataggttacataggctgatttattattttttaagtatgtgggattttttaaaacaagtagaaaatgtgctgaatgtttaatttcatccaagtgaaattagcaaaatcaaggcaacaggctgtgtgtgcgcatcaagtttaaacggctcgtccacgagacgcgcaacgtggggcagagacgtgcgagtatgaaacaggctatgtgtgcgcatcaagtttaaacggctcgtccgcgagacgcgcaacgcggggaagagacgagcgagtatgaaacaggctatgtgtgcgcatcaagtttaaacggctcgtccgcgagacgcgcaacgcggggaagagtcgcgtgagtatgaaacaggctatgtgtgcgcatcaagtttaaacggctcgtccgcgggGAAGAGTcacgcgagtatgaaacaggctatgtgtgtgcatcaagtttaaacggctcgtccgctagACGCGCAATACGGGGAAGAGAGCGAGTataacacaggctgtgtgtgcggtcttctgaattggatggttctttagtatttatttgcctaatatgatcgatctgactctgcagatgccataataacacactctctctctcccgctttctgtttttttttttttcattaggcataacggaggtgcgctcactctgttggttagcaagaatgccactcaaagcgggcttggaacagacgcgtttcctatatttcacatcgtttccacatcgcagcctcttgcgattagcaaatcgcaacgtctcacatcgcgattgtgattcgatttcgattaatcgttcagccctactgttctcattattacatcactaatggctaatgtttcagacgtgtttgtacctctgagtgcagatgaggaaacgttcgcacttcagtcggaactggaggttgtggagaagcagatccaggatttacttgagaagcagaCATGGCTGCGAGAATGTAAAAcagcgctggaaacatcccgagctgacgctcgcaaatccgtgGTAAGTTTTCATCACGATTGTAATACTcctaccacttctactccgcgtgtttctctgcacagagcccaggcttcgagaacacgatcagcccaaatgaacttcactcctgcaccggcacacccacggcgaaaggcgcgagccaggactggagcgatgacccaactgctgccaccggtcttcgagatcccgaccaggaaccgttTTGCCGCCCTACTTGAGacagaatgcaacgctgtggtcatcggagactcaatcgtccggaacgtacgcgcttcctccactaaaggtaaggtgtgcactcattgttttcctggcgcccgtgttcttgatgtctctgtgcaggtacctgcgatcctgaaggacgacgcTAACATCGGAGCTGtagtgctgcacgcgggggtgaacaacgtcaggatgcggcagtcggagatcctgaagagggacttcaggagtctgatcgagacgatACGCAACGCATTGCCCacagcgaggatcatcgtatcagggccgcttcctacctaccgacgagggaatgaaaagtttagtagactatttgcgctaaataaatggttgatgtcatggtgtattgaacagaagctgctctttgttaataattttgttctgttctgggagcgacctaggctcttccgccctgacggcctgcaccccagcagcatcggagcggatcTTCTGAGACCgtatctgtcccccgaataatactacaaaataataatttaggcaaAACTCATAGAAAAATGctgatcgtgattaaacctgaagacaatgtaataaacgatcaaaaccaactcataaagttcggcctacttaatattagatcactaaattcaaaagcagttattgtaaatgaaatgatcacagacaacagttttgatatactttgccttactgaaacctggcttaaaccaaatgattattacggtctaaatgagtgtaccccaccaagctactgttatatgcatgagccacgtccggttggttgaggtggtggtgtcgcaacaatctttagagactttcttactataactcagagaacagagcataaatttaaataatttgaagtgcttgcgttgaacataattgttccaaacgaaagtaaaaaaccattgctttcttttacattggCTTCTGTGTATAGACGCCCTGGCCCCTACActcattttctgaaagagttcgcaGACTTCTTAttggacctattggttaacgttgataaagtactaattgtNatatatatatatatatatatatattattcgTTATTCATTGACCAGCACATTTTCACATCAGAGTtctcagacaaacaaacaacaatagCTGTAAACAGTCCATACATAGATTATGTGTGCTTATAGGCGTCAGGAACAAAGCTACAGTGACAAAACAGAAGGTATCATCAAATTCTCCAGACTCAATCAAACAAAACCAAGGACATTCACTTCAAGCGGTTTTATTCACCATGTGGTCTAGCGACCACCTGATCCAAACAATGGTTACTGGATTATATTTCTTATAGACTTCACCTTAAATGTACTTAATCATAACAAATCATTTAGACAGTTCACAGTGGCTATGGTAAGATTTTGTTTAATTGAggcatttattgttttaaatggctTGATTTCATGCTGTGTAACGTTACAATGTAATTGACCAATGCCCTATTGTCCTTTTACAAACTGTCTTTCACAACAGTTTGCCCAAATCACAGACAAAACTATTTAAACACCTCatataaagatatttaaaaataacaaacaactctATTATAAACGTAGGTCAAAGTTAATTGACCAATCTATTGATCATTCACCGACTACACAAATGGAGGCCATACGTCTAACGTTACATCTGAGGACCTTGTTCTCCCACCCAACATCTATCTGTCCCCACTTACCACCTCTGCTATTATTCAAGTTCTAAGTATTTTATTAACAGTGTAAAGGACTAAATGCATTACCTTTTATTCGCAGAGTTCACCATTGCTCCAATGAAACCTCTACAAATCAAGTTTTATGTCTTCAATCGTTGAATTGTCTGCAGACGCAAATCTCGCTTGCTGGTTGTTTATCTCAAATTTTCAGAGGCTCGACCGTAATCTGCGAATACATGCTCGATGTCAAAATAAGAGTCACTGCGGGCGTTATCACTCCGGGTTTGCAGGCAGGTACTACTCTTATCAATCGTGTCTGAAATCCAAGTGGGTTAAAACAATTACAACAGTATGTTGATAtagaatattactgttttatttatttttaaaaatttactgtacttttaaaatatttgtatttgctCTGCCAAGGTCAGATTctcttaataggactaggtgttataatcccactatttcagcacattaAATAATTAGGTAATCTACAAGGTCAAGACTCAACACATTAACTGCAACACTAAGCagaataaaattataaataaaatgatataacatagaatataatgattttagttaatttcagaaaatgtagaaaaattGTAGATAAAGCATGGACTACATCAAACCTTGTCAAATTTTAGAAATTTAAATAACCTAAATACATTTGCAATTTCAATCTTTGTATCCCAAGCAGATCTGATATAGGCATAAAAGATAGCAAATAGGAATACATTAGCGTGTGTATAGGTTTTGCATGTGtgtaataaagaaaatgtaattcAAACCAGGAGAATTAATAATTGTGTGACAAAAGCAAAAgtgtaaaattaatttaaataaacatttattttgtcacTGTGCCTTGTCTTTAttaatacatgtatttacttTTTGCTTTTCAACCTCTTATATAAGAGCCCCTATTTTTGGGCATTTTATTGattgcaaaaacaagttcagaacATAAATGTCGAGTGTTTTAGCTTTTAAGTGTTGCTTAGTTTGTTATAgttgataaaataataatgtaaaacaaaggtaataaaaatgcagacacgatgaataaaacactttttcCATTGGGCCATGTGCATAAGGGGttaaaaatacatgtatacacacacgcacacacacgcacaggctttggttgactatccccgtggggacagtccataggcgtaatgtttttatactgtacaaactgtatattctatcccctatccctaaccctacccctaaacctaaagatcatagaacactttttgcatttttagatttgtaaaaaatattgttctgtacaatttattagcttttttgcccctggggacctcaattttggtccccacggtgacacgagtccccatgtgttggtgtgtattcaggtttaggtccccaccgggatatacaaacatgaacatttgcAAAGCTGGAGAGTTCTGCATAGACCTGTAAATGATAAAGCATAGATTTAGTAAAGGGGGCtgctaaaacatttaaagcatgCAGTGTTAACgtgtaaataaatatgcattcaCTTGATTTGGTTGAGCGTGAAGTCAAGCTTTTTCCATAATGATGTCATTACAACCGGTATTTGATTTTCTTGACTTGTTTCTGCCatgaaaaatgacacattgttatttcatgttatttATAATCTTACATTATTATGGAAAGTTATGATACAATTGACGGTCTATAACTGTCTTTGTACTCACCATTTGCTTTAACAGCAACATATTCATTTAATATCGTAAACAGGTTTTTTCCAAAAAGAGACtggaaagaaaaaagaatctaCTAAATACATAATCTTCAGAGCATATCAGTAGTATAGTTAGGCAATAAATACACTGGATGTGTTTCAAATATATTCATTCGTAGCTATAAATTATGAACAGTGCACATACAAACACGCAGGCAGGAATAATCCCATCCTCTGAACTGTGCTCAGCATACTCTTTCAGGTTTGGACTTTCAAAAATGAAGGCTCGACTTGTAGCAGTAAGACCTTCCTGCTGCAGGTAGCCTAAATTCAAAGACAACAATAAATCATTTCAGAGATcaatatatcagtttcaaaatgGCACATAACGTTAGCATGCGTTGTTATCTGTACGTTAACCACCACCAAAAGCTCCATCAGATCACTTTGACACTGAATCTGTCACTACTTGAGTTCAGAATAAGACCAATTATGTATAAAATAAGCACTGCAGAGTTCTGGATAGACCACGTAACGTTAATTACATACATTAGACTGTATATTTATGCACAGACTAACGTTAGCTGCTCGCTAGCTGCTgtagaaacacaaaaacaagagTCTCTGAATACTTACCAAGGACAAGTCTGGCGATATCGGAGGGCAGCAACATATTTCTAAGTTATCCGTTATCACCAAATCTACTGCATTTGATGTTTAAACgttaaaatacaatttaatcCATAATATGTCATGACAGTTGAAATATTGCAGGTTGTTTTACTCTTGCGTCCATTCCGACTGCGAAAAGGCGCGGAAATTCAGCTCCTCTGACCCGGatattgtttacattatattcAGGAGGAAATGAAGGGAAATGTAGTTTTTTCTCATTGTGCCGTTGAACTGTTGACAGATGGGAGGATCCCCCATATATATAGAAATGgaaatatatatgtgtgtgtgtgtgtgtgtgtgcgtgcgtgcgtgcgtgcgtgcgtgtgtgtgcgtgtgtgtgtgtgtgtgtgtgtgcgcNNNNNNNNNNNNNNNNNNNNNNNNNNNNNNNNNNNNNNNNNNNNNNNNNNNNNNNNNNNNNNNNNNNNNNNNNNNNNNNNNNNNNNNNNNNNNNNNNNNNNNNNNNNNNNNNNNNNNNNNNNNNNNNNNNNNNNNNNNNNNNNNNNNNNNNNNNNNNNNNNNNNNNNNNNNNNNNNNNNNNNNNNNNNNNNNNNNNNNNNNNNNNNNNNNNNNNNNNNNNNNNNNNNNNNNNNNNNNNNNNNNNNNNNNNNNNNNNNNNNNNNNNNNNNNNNNNNNNNNNNNNNNNNNNNNNNNNNNNNNNNNNNNNNNNNNNNNNNNNNNNNNNNNNNNNNNNNNNNNNNNNNNNNNNNNNNNNNNNNNNNNNNNNNNNNNNNNNNNNNNNNNNNNNNNNNNNNNNNNNNNNNNNNNNNNNNNNNNNNNNNNNNNNNNNNNNNNNNNNNNNNNNNNNNNNNNNNNNNNNNNNNNNNNNNNNNNNNNNNNNNNNNNNNNNNNNNNNNNNNNNNNNNNNNNNNNNNNNNNNNNNNNNNNNNNNNNNNNNNNNNNNNNNNNNNNNNNNNNNNNNNNNNNNNNNNNNNNNNNNNNNNNNNNNNNNNNNNNNNNNNNNNNNNNNNNNNNNNNNNNNNNNNNNNNNNNNNNNNNNNNNNNNNNNNNNNNNNNNNNNNNNNNNNNNNNNNNNNNNNNNNNNNNNNNNNNNNNNNNNNNNNNNNNNNNNNNNNNNNNNNNNNNNNNNNNNNNNNNNNacccggatgtccggggcggagtccggcatgcaaatttcatttgccaattttcattggccttttctaagcagtcggaaacgattggttctcagggacgaaccctatctgtcggttcgacacaacgtctcgttccctccatcagggaaccgaggttacaaacgtaaccgagacgttttcacCTATAAagcaggaagatttaattaaacttattgcaacatctaaacctacaacttgcttattagaccccataccaactaaattattaaaagagttattacccgttgcaattgagcccattcataacattatcaactcgtcaattaatctaggccatgtccaaggaccctttaaactggccatCATTAAGCCtgttatcaagaaaccaaacttagaccccaatgaactaggaaactatagaccgatttcaaatctcccttacctgtctaaaatactctaaaaagtagtgtccactcagttgtgctctttcttacaaaataatgacatacatgaaaaatttcagtcaggctttagaccgcatcatagtactgaaactgcgctcgttaaaattacaaacgacctgcttatagcatcagataaaggtaatatctcactcctagtcctgttTGACCTTAG
Proteins encoded:
- the LOC130550714 gene encoding protein NPAT-like, whose amino-acid sequence is MLLPSDIARLVLGYLQQEGLTATSRAFIFESPNLKEYAEHSSEDGIIPACVFSLFGKNLFTILNEYVAVKANETSQENQIPVVMTSLWKKLDFTLNQIKSMQNSPALQMF